From the genome of Salvia splendens isolate huo1 chromosome 7, SspV2, whole genome shotgun sequence:
gtattttagttttttttttaattcgtatgtattttgtaaatattacaaaattgatgatgtggcgcgccatagggcgccccaatgcaggtggagaaggaggaggataaaaatgctgacgtggcgcgccataggccGCCCCACTGATGGTCTAATGTAGTATAATGAAAGTAGTCATAAAACAGTCTCCTAAGAGAGTGATATATTATGATATTCAATCATGACATAAATATTATTGAAAGGCAAAAATAAGAAGATTGACATcgagaagaagaaaatggaaaACACACAAAAAGTATGAAggaaacacacaaacaaaagtGGTGGATACTACTTATCGACGATGAGCTTAGCCCTTGTATGGCCCTCACTGATTTGAAATTCCTCCCCTAACCCAAAATGAGCCATGAGCAACCAAACAATGGTTATGAGCTCTCCCCCTTTGCTCAACTGCTGCGCATGAGCGTTGGGTCTACAACGGACGGCGGCGTAGGACAGCATCTCAACCCAAACTCTGCTCATAATTTCCCATTTACGGTGTCCCACCTTCCTAAGCTCCTTGGCCAATCGGCAGCCATCAAAGAGCACCGATTTGCTCCTATCTCCCTTGATCGCAACCGGATCCACTTCCGTGTTTACATCATGGATCTTAAAGCAAGCTTCTACTTGTTTCGAATCAACTGTTTTCTTCCCCGTTAAGTAGTCCAAAATCTTAGTGTAGCACGTGAATTTCGTGTATTTCCTTAGCATCGCATCGAGGTTCTTAATCTTATCTTCGGGAATGAGAGGCAGAAACACGGTGATGAACAAGGAGAAGATGAAGGATAGAATGGGAGCAAGTAAGGCAAGTATCAAGTATTGGAGATATTTGGAGAAACACTTGAGAGCGTAGGTCAAGACTCGCAAGGGGTGTGGCTTCTTCTTTCTGGATCCTTCCATAAACTTCTTTGTCTCGGCGCACGTGTCGCGGAATCGGATTTGGCCGATACCAGCCACAGCGGACATCATTGTAGGCTGCATAACGAGAAGATAGAGCATGTAATCAGAGAGGAGCTTGGAGAAATCTCTGTACTGCGCCACACTGAATTCCTCAGGATCTGGATTAGGATTAGGATCAGGCGCTGCCTTGTTGCTGTCCTGCTCCTGCTCCTGCTCCTGCTCCTTTTCAATGCACCAGCAGATCTCGGTGGCGATATGCCACAGCAGCAGGCTCTTATCGTAGTCCATCCCCCGAACATAAGGGAGCAGCTCGGCGTCGCCATGGTACACGCGCAGCGCCCAATCGCCCCGTGCCGCGCTCACCTCTTTTGCGGTTTCTAGATCATCAGCCAGTTCCGATTTCTTCTTCAGCTCGTAGAAGATGTGATCCCGCAGATCGTCGGTGAACGGCTCGTTGCTCACGTACCTGATTCCATCAAAAACTGGAAGCAGGTTGAAGAATTCCATGattttctctttctccggctgcCTGGAATACAAGCAGTAGTGAATGAGGTTGAAGCAGGCGACTGAGCCAGACCAGCGGCGGTGCATCAAGCTCGTGAGCTTCTTCAATAAGCTTAAGTCAGTAAGCTTGCTGACAAAGTCGGGAGGAGGGGATTTCGCCTTAGTCCCTGTTTGGGGTGTCTCCAAGTTGACATCGGGCAGTTTGTTGACATTGACACGAAGCCAATTGGAGG
Proteins encoded in this window:
- the LOC121740987 gene encoding uncharacterized protein LOC121740987, with amino-acid sequence MKGLNMDELKRLWDTWDLRGFVLLSLSLQSFLILAAPLRKRTRSSWVILPLWSAYLLADWAANFAVGLISNSQSGKCPKGGKDGTTNPDLLAFWAPFLLVHLGGPDTITAFALEDNELWLRHLLALIFQACAAGYVLYQTLPSNPLLIPTICMFFSGLIKYSERTMSLYRASLNRFRDSMLKDPDPGPDYAKIMDEYRSMKEAKLPTRIEMIEEPPRPDQAMNVVKKGRVEGIEAVLYAYDFFETFKGLIVDLIFSSRDRNKSRGFFLERSPRDAFEVLTIELNFMYDVLFTKVRVVYTMWGYVGRSVAFGLVIASIILFYKVDKHNFETPDVAITYTLLFGAVALDVIAFVKLITSNWLRVNVNKLPDVNLETPQTGTKAKSPPPDFVSKLTDLSLLKKLTSLMHRRWSGSVACFNLIHYCLYSRQPEKEKIMEFFNLLPVFDGIRYVSNEPFTDDLRDHIFYELKKKSELADDLETAKEVSAARGDWALRVYHGDAELLPYVRGMDYDKSLLLWHIATEICWCIEKEQEQEQEQDSNKAAPDPNPNPDPEEFSVAQYRDFSKLLSDYMLYLLVMQPTMMSAVAGIGQIRFRDTCAETKKFMEGSRKKKPHPLRVLTYALKCFSKYLQYLILALLAPILSFIFSLFITVFLPLIPEDKIKNLDAMLRKYTKFTCYTKILDYLTGKKTVDSKQVEACFKIHDVNTEVDPVAIKGDRSKSVLFDGCRLAKELRKVGHRKWEIMSRVWVEMLSYAAVRCRPNAHAQQLSKGGELITIVWLLMAHFGLGEEFQISEGHTRAKLIVDK